A single window of Malus sylvestris chromosome 5, drMalSylv7.2, whole genome shotgun sequence DNA harbors:
- the LOC126620673 gene encoding disease resistance protein RGA2-like, producing MAVECLLTFAAKGILEKVASLAAQEISLAWGFKAELKKLSESLSVLQDFLGDAAEQAQARGKAVEVWVKKLKDIAHDADDVLDEINYENLRSQVELRNNMKKKVKSFLSSSNPTLFRRKMACKIKKINTSLADLKSEASFLGLVAKTIDAPAPEIRWYRETNSLVAADEVIVGREKVVSSIIATLTNSDVNQENLSVMAIVGMPGLGKTTLAKLVYNDNSINRVFAEKMWVCVSNTFDANSILSRILELLDPTKVGIQSQEALLKNLQRELKDKRYLLVFDDVWNEDPQKWKMLISCLSMLDSARGSKIIVTTRSAKVASITETLPRHNMGILSVDDCWSILKDKAFSDNNAPLAQDLEKIGRQIAEHCAGLPLVAKVLGGLLRYKHSIAEWLSIKESRIWDLPEGEDKIISVLRLSFDNLKSPSLKQCFAYSSMFMKDIEIERDNLIQLWMAQGLLHPSSDKSNLEMEAIGDEYFDILLQSSLFKDATHDAYGIVTKCKMHDLVHDLTELVSKSEILTQDFHERNDTTEIRHVARVSSSILERIPGRNLERLRSVFPYGKVPSNILPRFKTLRLLNLAKAKIKEIPGSIGKLKHLRYLDVSGTSLKALPKSIHKLYNLQTLRAMRCYSLKEFPDEVNNLISLRHVYFDKSMKFPFGMGQLTHLRRLPHFSVGKERGRGIEELASLNQLKGELTLYNLEHVRDRDKARKAKLEDKKNLRHLRFVWTEGMSTTNNNDEDVLEGLQPHSEFESLVIEHFRGAKFPSWMMSRSLPLNNLKKIHLRRCNKCEGVPTLGHLPNLQHLRIDRMAELKCIGADFYGYNLVYNATRSRKETTTLFPALKQLSISECRELIEWMEAPKLSTEVFPCLEELHILNCPKLRNAPSHFPLLKDLWISSCDNVQPLKNITSRLTSLTSLTIDLNKKITSLPKGMLESNKNLTSVEILSCEKLTCIAPNVLGCCTSLQKLHVYDCKRLRRLPDGIDTLPLLEKMTIRECPRLEFIPMTHGMASLLKLHIDSCGGLSGLPSGLEYCTSLQALNIMGCGNLTVIPVTHDLSSLRILKIGDCEGLSCLPSGLEHFSSLQELSVWNCPIVTSIPISNGVPFTSLQVLEIENCMELSSFPALEYCPSLRKLMIRNCPKLAFISALSLTNPLPSSRSENFTSTSLDSLEYLSIRSCSNLHSIPDLDSFTSLRQLWIHKCERLEIRATSLCVSLEELKLTSLPKPESIPSLDNLTSLCMVAIYDCGNLKIFPRGLHCLTRLKTLTIGGFSEELHCFPDFPILSRLKRLTLRGWPKLKSLPQQIQHFTSLTHLCIMSFDGVEALPDWLGNLTYLWQLEIVNCKNLMYLPTVKAMQRLTNLLNLEIRCCPFLGERCTAETGSEWHKVSHILTFKVVDSESCRVLKLCDASK from the exons ATGGCGGTCGAATGTCTGCTTACTTTTGCGGCCAAGGGAATACTGGAGAAGGTGGCTTCGCTTGCTGCTCAAGAAATCAGTCTTGCCTGGGGCTTCAAAGCAGAACTAAAGAAGCTCAGTGAATCCTTATCCGTTCTTCAAGATTTTTTAGGCGACGCTGCCGAGCAAGCGCAAGCTCGGGGCAAGGCAGTGGAAGTTTGGGTGAAGAAACTTAAAGACATAGCCCATGACGCCGATGATGTCTTGGACGAAATCAACTACGAAAATCTCCGGAGTCAAGTGGAACTGCGAAACAATATGAAGAAAAAGGTAAAGAGTTTTCTTTCTTCATCCAACCCCACTTTATTTCGTCGAAAAATGGCttgcaaaattaagaaaatcaaCACTTCTCTGGCGGATCTTAAGAGTGAGGCATCTTTCCTTGGACTAGTTGCAAAAACAATAGATGCACCTGCTCCAGAAATTAGATGGTACAGAGAAACCAACTCACTCGTTGCGGCAGATGAAGTCATAGTCGGAAGGGAGAAGGTTGTGTCAAGTATAATTGCAACCTTGACAAACTCGGACGTCAATCAAGAAAATCTTTCGGTTATGGCCATCGTGGGGATGCCAGGCCTGGGAAAGACAACTTTGGCCAAGTTAGTATACAATGATAATTCTATAAACAGGGTTTTCGCCGAAAAGATGTGGGTGTGTGTATCTAACACTTTTGATGCCAATTCCATTTTAAGTCGGATCTTAGAATTACTTGACCCAACAAAGGTTGGAATACAAAGTCAAGAGGCCTTGCTTAAAAACCTTCAAAGGGAGTTGAAAGATAAAAGATACTTACTTGTTTTCGATGATGTTTGGAATGAAGATCCTCAAAAATGGAAAATGTTGATAAGTTGTTTGTCAATGCTTGATTCTGCTCGAGGAAGCAAAATTATTGTCACCACCCGCAGTGCCAAAGTTGCATCAATAACAGAAACACTTCCACGACATAATATGGGAATTTTGTCAGTGGATGACTGTTGGTCCATATTGAAAGACAAAGCCTTTTCAGATAACAATGCTCCTTTGGCTCAAGATTTAGAGAAAATTGGGAGGCAGATTGCTGAACATTGTGCGGGTCTACCACTGGTAGCAAAG GTTTTGGGTGGTCTGCTGCGATATAAACACAGTATTGCTGAATGGTTGTCAATTAAAGAAAGTAGAATATGGGACTTGCCAGAAGGAGAAGATAAAATCATTTCAGTCTTGAGGTTGAGTTTTGATAATCTGAAATCGCCTTCTTTGAAACAATGTTTTGCGTATTCCTCAATGTTCATGAAAGACATTGAAATTGAAAGAGATAACTTAATTCAACTTTGGATGGCTCAAGGATTACTTCACCCTTCTTCCGACAAAAGTAATCTAGAAATGGAGGCCATTGGTGATGAATATTTTGATATTCTATTACAGAGCTCCTTGTTTAAAGATGCTACACATGATGCCTATGGCATTGTTACCAAATGCAAGATGCATGATCTAGTACATGATCTTACAGAACTGGTATCCAAATCAGAAATCTTGACACAAGACTTCCATGAAAGAAATGATACAACTGAGATTCGACATGTAGCTCGGGTTTCATCTTCCATACTAGAAAGAATTCCAGGGAGAAATCTTGAGAGGTTGCGATCGGTATTTCCTTATGGCAAAGTCCCTAGTAACATCTTGCCACGGTTTAAAACCTTACGTTTGTTAAATTTAGCCAAGGCAAAAATTAAGGAGATTCCAGGTTCAATTGGCAAGCTGAAACACTTGAGGTATCTGGACGTTTCCGGAACTAGTCTCAAAGCACTCCCCAAATCTATACACAAACTCTATAACCTACAGACCCTAAGAGCAATGCGATGTTATTCTCTTAAAGAATTTCCGGACGAAGTGAACAATTTGATCAGCTTGAGACATGTTTATTTTGATAAGAGTATGAAGTTTCCGTTTGGGATGGGGCAATTGACTCACCTCCGGAGACTGCCTCACTTTTCTGTGGGAAAGGAAAGGGGTCGTGGAATTGAGGAGTTGGCTAGCTTGAACCAGTTGAAGGGTGAATTAACTCTCTACAATCTAGAACACGTACGTGATAGAGATAAAGCAAGGAAAGCTAAATTGGAGGATAAGAAAAACCTACGCCATTTGAGATTTGTATGGACAGAAGGCATGTCAACAACTAACAACAATGATGAGGATGTACTAGAAGGCCTCCAACCACATTCTGAGTTCGAAAGCCTCGTGATTGAACATTTCAGGGGTGCTAAATTTCCGTCTTGGATGATGAGTAGGTCGTTACCGCTCAATAATTTGAAGAAGATTCATTTGCGCAGGTGCAACAAATGTGAAGGAGTACCAACACTCGGTCATCTACCTAATCTTCAACACCTTCGGATTGATAGAATGGCTGAGCTAAAATGTATCGGAGCTGACTTTTATGGTTACAATCTTGTTTACAATGCAACAAGGTCACGTAAAGAGACGACAACTTTGTTTCCAGCACTGAAACAATTATCCATTAGTGAGTGCAGGGAGCttattgaatggatggaagcaCCAAAATTGTCAACAGAAGTGTTTCCTTGCCTTGAGGAGCTGCATATCTTGAATTGTCCCAAATTGAGAAATGCTCCCAGTCATTTTCCATTGCTCAAGGACTTGTGGATATCTTCTTGTGACAATGTCCAGCCATTAAAAAATATAACCAGCAGACTAACAAGTCTGACTTCGCTCACGATTGATCTTAATAAGAAGATTACTAGTCTGCCAAAAGGGATGTTGGAGAGCAACAAAAATCTCACATCTGTTGAGATATTAAGTTGTGAGAAGTTGACTTGTATTGCTCCCAATGTACTTGGATGTTGCACATCCCTCCAGAAGCTGCATGTCTATGATTGTAAAAGGCTGAGGCGTTTACCTGATGGGATAGACACACTGCCTTTGCTTGAGAAGATGACAATAAGAGAATGCCCTCGCCTAGAGTTCATCCCAATGACACACGGCATGGCTTCTCTCCTCAAACTGCATATTGATTCTTGCGGTGGACTGTCAGGCCTACCAAGTGGGCTAGAATACTGTACATCTCTTCAAGCATTGAACATAATGGGTTGCGGTAATCTAACAGTCATTCCAGTCACACACGACCTTTCTTCTCTCCGCATATTGAAGATTGGAGATTGTGAAGGATTATCATGCCTACCAAGCGGACTTGAGCATTTCTCCTCTCTACAAGAATTGTCTGTGTGGAATTGTCCAATTGTAACATCAATTCCAATTTCCAACGGCGTGCCCTTCACCTCCTTGCAGGTAttggaaattgaaaattgtaTGGAATTATCAAGCTTCCCAGCCCTAGAATATTGTCCTTCTCTTCGGAAATTGATGATAAGGAACTGCCCGAAGCTAGCATTCATAAGTGCCTTATCACTTACGAATCCACTACCGAGTAGCAGATCAGAAAACTTCACTAGTACGAGCCTTGACAGTCTTGAGTATTTGTCTATAAGGAGTTGTAGTAATCTGCATTCAATTCCAGATTTAGACAGCTTCACTTCTCTCCGTCAACTGTGGATTCATAAATGTGAAAGATTAGAGATTCGGGCTACTTCACTATGTGTCTCTCTTGAGGAGTTGAAATTAACCAGTTTGCCAAAGCCAGAGAGTATACCAAGTTTAGACAACCTCACATCTCTCTGTATGGTAGCCATTTATGATTGTgggaatttgaaaattttcccaaGGGGGCTTCACTGCCTCACTCGTTTGAAGACTTTGACAATTGGTGGGTTCTCGGAGGAGCTTCATTGCTTCCCTGATTTTCCAATTCTTTCGCGACTTAAAAGATTAACATTGCGTGGGTGGCCTAAGCTCAAGTCTCTGCCTCAACAAATTCAACACTTCACTTCTTTGACGCATTTGTGTATAATGTCTTTTGATGGAGTGGAGGCCCTGCCAGACTGGTTGGGTAACCTTACATATCTGTGGCAGCTGGAGATTGTGAACTGCAAGAATTTGATGTATTTACCTACCGTCAAAGCTATGCAACGCCTTACCAACTTACTAAATCTGGAAATTCGTTGTTGCCCCTTTCTTGGAGAAAGGTGCACTGCAGAGACAGGCTCGGAATGGCATAAGGTTTCTCACATTCTTACTTTCAAag TCGTGGATTCTGAGTCGTGCAGAGTGTTGAAGCTATGCGACGCCTCAAAGTAG
- the LOC126620675 gene encoding uncharacterized protein LOC126620675, with amino-acid sequence MASSQVEMASTAPFGCVLRDHNRRDRCRESNARATQAAFQKNLNSLVRNHLTTCISVSSTSASNDQESNNSQDQNIENVEDGCSTMSPRQSRVLDRWAERQGGKEAMAMVERQSQEVELMSVPSSAPSSTRTSTSMKEGTLSRTDSLADISNRGVGASSLVQIWEKRLNLSNSFKMSSNGGTETSRSNSGLSFNENENIFYTFNEYSASNESVASNQPVFEKQLSRESEAGVSVCVDERYDTCPVAEDSIEDTHSDESATSDARSNLDAREREREREKVRVVDIIKRLTMTAHCPLSSPSDDNDHDQQSCANASPSRERDRERSFGVDQTEQLHKGFSQVISSPRMIRGRQAFADLLMQLERDRHRELDTLVDRRAVSRFSHKGRIQSMLRLKLLQRGMAGAAGQEVPRRKPAKSQVNKLPQGSAAIMHLREKFSACFEQASTAQSDAASTKIPQREVVKDTSVHAQNSSTSNMPSENTPSCNIDITEQKNATWVQTPLPCASNDLREVVSMSSKVTCQETSSVATNTSTDASKDLREEASPSSKVTSEGTSSVATNNLLAASEDLRDEASLSLKVTSQGSSPMARNTTPHASEDLREEASPSLKVTLQGTSPMARSTSPHGSEDLHEEASPSLEVILQGTSPMARKNSPHASEDLHEEASPSSKVTLQGTSSEARNNLPHTSEYLHEEASPGSEVIWQGTSSEARNLDVQETADATTSLVGWHEKEIEEQLEDDYQYYGDYTYDWINEISRPRSYWEDLRKAWYQEMLNSNSGKGEIRQLIERSTVSNFLASDFRDRIDRLMVSRLEIQAQPDGSQEGEDNDINHDRTNPLVSFLQQHHQNQQQQELQPAGSQEEQQVQEQKHQEDQNMTEEDDDEEEDDDEEGDDDKGGEERSLISAQYQEASDDFYQCTSLQPSPSHMTSWSYQDIEVGDNFGRAASTSPPRHFPSHSYYPNSRQGSQSPSLSYHQNHHHVSSPYHPSMEMEFIYDMRGQMEKLYREMSELRKVIKSCVDMQLVMQQSMKQEVHSGQAERKRSANGLPKKGNCCICHEVKVDSLFYRCGHMCTCLKCAHELQWNSGKCPICRAPIVDVVKAQMDY; translated from the exons ATGGCGTCATCACAAGTTGAAATGGCCTCCACCGCGCCTTTTGGGTGCGTGTTAAGGGATCACAACCGGCGAGACAGGTGCAGAGAAAGCAATGCCAGGGCCACGCAGGCTGCTTTTCAGAAGAATTTGAATAGCTTGGTGAGGAATCACCTCACCACCTGCATTTCTGTCTCATCAACCTCTGCCTCTAATGACCAGGAAAGCAACAACTCCCAAGACCAAAACATAGAGAATGTCGAAGATGGTTGTTCGACAATGAGCCCGAGGCAGTCTCGGGTTCTTGATCGATGGGCTGAGAGACAAGGAGGGAAAGAAGCAATGGCAATGGTAGAGAGGCAGAGCCAGGAGGTAGAGCTTATGTCAGTGCCTAGTTCCGCGCCTTCATCAACGAGGACATCGACATCAATGAAGGAAGGGACTCTTTCAAGGACAGATAGCTTGGCGGATATTTCCAATCGGGGAGTTGGAGCTTCTTCGCTGGTTCAAATATGGGAGAAGAGGCTGAACCTATCAAACAGTTTCAAGATGAGTTCCAATGGCGGCACAGAGACGAGCAGGTCTAACTCTGGATTGAGCTTCAATGAGAATGAGAACATTTTTTATACTTTCAATGAATACAGTGCTTCCAATGAGTCTGTTGCTTCGAATCAACCTGTTTTCGAAAAGCAATTATCAAGAGAGTCTGAAGCAGGGGTCTCGGTTTGTGTTGATGAAAGGTATGACACTTGCCCGGTTGCTGAGGATTCCATTGAGGACACACATTCTGATGAAAGCGCCACAAGTGATGCCCGGAGTAATTTAGATGCaagggaaagagaaagagaaagagagaaggttCGGGTTGTGGATATCATTAAACGGTTGACAATGACAGCACACTGTCCATTATCATCTCCAAGCGATGATAATGATCATGATCAGCAGTCCTGTGCCAATGCATCTCCGTCTAGAGAGCGCGATCGTGAGAGGTCTTTTGGGGTTGATCAGACAGAGCAGCTGCACAAAGGGTTCTCTCAGGTTATAAGTTCGCCGAGGATGATCAGAGGCAGGCAGGCATTTGCGGATTTGCTTATGCAATTGGAGCGTGACCGGCATAGGGAGCTTGACACACTTGTAGACCGCAGAGCAGTTTCAAGATTTTCACACAAAGGGCGAATTCAA TCAATGTTACGGCTTAAACTGCTGCAACGCGGCATGGCAGGGGCAGCAGGTCAAGAAGTACCACGCCGGAAACCAGCAAAATCTCAAGTGAACAAGTTGCCACAAGGCTCTGCTGCCATCATGCATCTCAG GGAGAAATTCAGCGCTTGTTTCGAGCAGGCCTCAACAGCTCAGAGTGATGCAGCTAGCACAAAAATCCCTCAAAGGGAGGTCGTCAAGGACACCAGTGTACATGCACAAAACTCCTCCACCTCCAACATGCCTAGCGAAAACACTCCTAGTTGTAACATTGATATAACTGAGCAGAAGAATGCAACATGGGTGCAGACTCCATTGCCGTGTGCTAGTAATGATCTTCGTGAAGTAGTTAGCATGAGTTCTAAAGTCACTTGTCAAGAAACAAGCTCAGTGGCTACAAATACCTCAACGGATGCTAGTAAAGATCTTCGTGAGGAAGCTAGCCCAAGCTCAAAAGTCACCTCGGAAGGAACAAGTTCAGTGGCTACAAACAATTTGCTAGCTGCTAGTGAAGATCTTCGTGATGAAGCCAGCCTGAGTTTGAAGGTCACTTCTCAAGGATCGAGTCCAATGGCTAGGAACACCACGCCTCATGCTAGCGAAGATCTTCGTGAAGAAGCCAGCCCGAGTTTAAAAGTCACCTTGCAGGGAACAAGTCCAATGGCTAGGAGTACCTCGCCTCATGGTAGTGAAGATCTTCATGAAGAAGCGAGCCCAAGTTTAGAAGTCATCTTGCAAGGAACAAGTCCAATGGCTAGAAAAAACTCGCCTCATGCTAGTGAAGATCTTCACGAAGAAGCCAGCCCAAGCTCAAAAGTCACCTTGCAAGGAACAAGTTCAGAGGCCAGAAACAACTTGCCTCATACTAGTGAATATCTTCATGAAGAAGCTAGCCCGGGTTCAGAAGTTATCTGGCAAGGAACAAGTTCGGAGGCTAGAAACCTTGATGTGCAAGAAACCGCAGATGCAACCACATCCTTGGTTGGTTGGCATGAGAAGGAGATAGAAGAACAACTAGAGGATGATTACCAGTACTATGGAGATTATACTTATGACTGGATCAATGAGATTTCTCGCCCACGTAGCTACTGGGAAGACCTGAGGAAGGCATGGTACCAAGAGATGCTTAACTCCAACTCAGGTAAAGGAGAGATACGCCAACTTATCGAAAG AAGTACAGTATCAAATTTTCTTGCTAGTGATTTCCGAGACAGAATAGACAGGTTGATGGTATCTCGCTTAGAAATACAAGCGCAACCAGATGGCAGTCAAGAAGGAGAAGACAATGACATTAACCACGATAGGACAAATCCATTGGTGTCTTTCTTACAACAGCATCACcaaaatcaacaacaacaagaatTGCAGCCGGCAGGCAGTCAAGAAGAACAACAAGTGCAAGAACAAAAACACCAAGAAGATCAGAACATGacagaagaagatgatgatgaggaagaagatgatgatgaggaaGGTGATGACGATAAAggaggagaagaaaggagtCTAATTAGTGCTCAATATCAAGAAGCGAGTGATGATTTTTACCAGTGCACATCATTGCAGCCATCGCCATCTCATATGACATCGTGGAGCTATCAAGATATTGAAGTGGGAGATAATTTTGGTCGAGCTGCTTCTACATCTCCACCCCGACATTTTCCATCTCATTCTTACTATCCAAATAGTCGGCAAGGTTCACAATCACCATCTCTATCATACCATCAAAATCATCACCACGTCTCTTCCCCCTATCATCCTTCAATG GAAATGGAATTCATTTATGACATGAGAGGGCAGATGGAGAAACTCTATCGTGAGATGTCGGAGCTACGAAAAGTAATAAAGAGCTGTGTAGACATGCAACTGGTAATGCAGCAATCCATGAAGCAGGAAGTTCATTCAG GTCAAGCGGAGAGGAAGAGGTCGGCAAATGGATTACCAAAGAAAGGAAATTGTTGCATTTGCCATGAAGTGAAAGTCGACTCACTTTTTTACAG GTGTGGCCACATGTGCACCTGTCTCAAGTGTGCTCATGAGTTGCAATGGAACAGCGGAAAATGTCCAATCTGTCGGGCTCCAATCGTGGATGTCGTGAAGGCACAGATGGATTACTAG
- the LOC126620682 gene encoding uncharacterized protein LOC126620682: MPITSTMVGALLGLGTQMYSNALRKLPYMRHPWEHVLGMGLGAVFVNQLVKWDEQLKEDLDKMLDKANAANERRYIDEDDD; this comes from the exons ATGCCGATAACTTCAACGATGGTGGGAGCTCTATTGGGGTTGGGCACCCAGATGTACTCCAACGCCCTCCGCAAGCTCCCTTACATGCGCC ATCCTTGGGAGCACGTTCTGGGCATGGGATTGGGCGCAGTGTTCGTTAACCAGCTCGTCAAATGGGACGAACAGCTCAAAGAGGACCTCGATAAGATGCTTGACAAGGCCAATGCCGCCAACGAACGCCGTTACATAG atgaagatgatgactAG